In Turicibacter sanguinis, a genomic segment contains:
- a CDS encoding dicarboxylate/amino acid:cation symporter encodes MKKMPLILRILIWLIIGISLGVMCRTTELSLPIAIMATFRSLFGAFISFVIPLIIIGLIVPGIASLGNQSGRSLFLTTVLAYVSTISAGFLAFVIGKLLLPSLIGGISLFTEDGITITPIFTIEMPAIMGVMSALVLAFLLGIGLSTRKESSLFKVCQDFSEIMMSVISKVIVPIVPIYIGSVFAELSYSGTIFTTIKSFLMVYLVLFGLQVLYLIILYTVAGGIKRKNPFRLLKNMFPAYLTAVGTQSSAATIPITLECAKSNDVDEEVCEFVIPLSATIHIAGDTMTLVLTSMAILLLNGQSPTLAMYIPFILMLGIMMIAAPGVPGGGVMAALGLLESMLGFGSFEKPLMIALHAAQDSFGTATNVTGDGAMAIFVERLIKRKR; translated from the coding sequence ATGAAAAAGATGCCATTAATTTTACGTATTTTAATTTGGTTAATCATCGGAATCAGTTTGGGGGTGATGTGTCGCACCACCGAGTTGAGTTTACCGATTGCCATCATGGCGACTTTCCGAAGTCTATTTGGAGCGTTTATTTCGTTTGTGATTCCATTAATTATTATTGGACTGATTGTTCCTGGGATTGCATCGCTTGGAAATCAATCAGGAAGAAGTTTATTTCTAACAACGGTACTGGCCTATGTTTCAACGATTAGTGCAGGATTTTTGGCTTTCGTAATTGGAAAATTATTATTACCTTCTTTAATAGGAGGCATTAGCTTATTTACGGAAGATGGCATCACGATTACCCCGATTTTTACGATTGAAATGCCAGCGATTATGGGAGTGATGAGCGCACTAGTTTTAGCATTTTTACTTGGAATTGGGCTTTCAACTCGTAAAGAAAGTTCTTTATTTAAAGTCTGTCAGGATTTTAGTGAGATTATGATGTCTGTGATTTCAAAAGTGATTGTTCCGATTGTTCCCATCTATATTGGTTCGGTTTTTGCAGAACTCAGTTATAGTGGAACCATTTTCACAACGATTAAATCTTTTTTAATGGTTTATCTTGTCTTATTTGGATTGCAGGTTTTATATCTAATCATTTTATATACGGTAGCTGGGGGAATTAAACGTAAAAATCCATTTCGATTATTAAAAAATATGTTCCCCGCTTATTTAACAGCTGTTGGAACGCAGTCATCGGCTGCAACGATTCCGATTACGCTCGAATGTGCAAAATCGAATGATGTGGATGAAGAAGTTTGTGAATTTGTGATTCCATTGTCTGCAACCATTCATATTGCGGGTGATACCATGACATTAGTGTTAACCTCGATGGCCATTTTGTTATTAAATGGACAATCCCCAACACTAGCGATGTATATTCCGTTTATTTTAATGTTAGGGATTATGATGATTGCGGCACCTGGTGTTCCAGGAGGTGGTGTGATGGCGGCTCTTGGGTTACTCGAATCCATGCTTGGATTTGGAAGTTTTGAGAAGCCATTGATGATTGCTTTGCATGCGGCACAAGATAGTTTCGGAACGGCTACTAATGTCACTGGAGATGGGGCAATGGCCATCTTTGTGGAAAGATTAATTAAACGTAAACGATAG